DNA from Streptomyces sp. NBC_01260:
GGGGGCCCGCAGCTCGTCGCTCGCGATGACCTCCGGGTCCATCGTCAGCCGCCCCACCGGGCAGCCCCGCAGTACATCGCGCTCACGCAACAGGTAGCGCGAGATCCGCTCGTACGCCGACCCGGGGGAGTCGAAGGTGCGGCCGGCCGTCACGCGCATCTCGGCGGCCGTGCGCCGGATGGCGGTGAGCGCCAGATCGGGCTTGCCGCTGAAGTGGTGGTACATGCTGCCCTGACCGGCGCCCGCGTGCTGCTGGATGGCCTTGGGGCTCGTACCCACGTAACCGCGCTCCCACAGGAGGTCCTGGGTGGCTTCGATCAGACGGTCCGGAGTGCTCATGGATTCACTGTACATACCAGTAGGTACAGAATCCGACGACAGTGATTCAGCGGCAGTGGTAGACGGGCAGGAGCAGTCGCCCGCCCGCCGTCTACTCCCGAGGGGGTACGTGCACTGCCGCTGGCCGTACGACGACGCGGACCCCTCCCCGGAGACAGGCTCGGAAGCGACAGAAGAACGTGAACGAGACCCCTCAACCGAGGAGCTGAGCGAGATGAACACCCTGGCCTTCAGTGGCGGACCCGGACCCTGGGTCCTCCTTTTCCCGCTCATCTGGGCGACCGTCGTCATCGGCGTCGTCACGACTTTGCGCCGCACTGTCTGGCGTGGCCGGCGCGGCCCGTGGCAGGTCCGAGCCGCACTGGGCGGCCCCGCCGAACCCTCACCGATCGCGATGCTCGGGCGCCGCTTCGCCGCCGGGGAGATCGACGAGGAGGAGTACTGGCGCCGCCTCTCCGTCCTCGACGAGCAGTTCGGCATCCGTGGCAAGGGCGGTGCGGCATGACCGCCACCGTCGCGGCCACCGGCACCGCGACCGCCGCCCGGGTCGTCGAGGCCGTGAAGCTCTACGGCACGGGCGACACCGAAGTCAGGGCCCTGGACGGGGTGAGCGTCGACTTCCCGGCCGGCCGCTTCACCGCGATCATGGGGCCCTCCGGCTCCGGCAAGTCCACCCTGATGCACTGCGCCGCCGGACTCGACACCCTCACCGCGGGTGCGGCCTACATCGGCGACACCGAACTCGGCGCCCTCGACGACCGCCGGCTCACCCTGTTGCGCCGCCGGCGCATCGGATTCGTCTTCCAGGCCTTCAACCTCCTGCCGACGCTGACGGTCGCCGAGAACATCACGCTCCCCATGGACCTGGCGGGTGAGCGCCCCGACCAGGCGCGGCTGGACGCGCTCATCGACACCGTCGGGCTGCGGGACCGTCTGCACCACCGGCCCAGCGAGCTCTCCGGAGGCCAGCAGCAGCGGGTCGCCGTGGCCCGTGCCTTCGCGGGCGGCCCCGAAGTCGTCTTCGCCGACGAACCGACCGGCAACCTCGACTCGCGCTCCGGCCAGGAGGTGCTGCGGCTGCTCGGCCGCACCGTCCGGCAGACCGGCCGCACCGTCGTCATGGTCACCCACGACCCGGTCGCCGCCGCCCACGCGGACGAAGTCGTCTTCCTGGCCGACGGCAGGCTCGTCGACCGGATGCCGGACCCCACCGCCGAACGCGTACTCGACCGCCTCAAGGCATTCGACCCCGCGCCGGACGCCCGGGGCACGCGATGAACAGCACCGGCGCCTCCGTGCGCCTCAGCCTCTCCTCGCTCCGCGCCCACCGGCGCCGCTTCGTCGGCACCCTGACCGCCGTACTGCTCGGCGTCGCTTTCCTCACCGGAACGCTCGTGATGGGGGACACCCTGCGCGCGAGCTTCGACACGATGTTCGCCAATGCCGCGAGCGGCACCGACGCGGTCGTCCGCAGCACCAACGTCGTCACCGTCTCCGGCGACTCCGAGGGCACCCGGCAGCCAGTGAGCACCGGCCTCGCACGGCGCATCGCGAAGCTTCCCCAGGTCGCCGCGGTCGCCCCCGACATCCAGGGCGCCGGCCAGCTGATCGGCTCCGACGGCAAGCCCATCGGCGGCCAGGGACCGCCCACTCTCGCGGGCAACTGGATCGACGACCCGAAGCTCAACCCCTACCGGCTCGCCGAGGGACGGGCCCCGGCCGCGCCCGGCGAGGTCGTCGTCAACCGAGGGACCGCCGACAAGGGCGGGCTGAAGATCGGCGACACGACCGTGCTGCGCACCCCCGACCCGGTGCGCGTCACCGTCGTCGGCCTGGCCACCTTCGGCGGCGAGGACGGCATGGCGCAGGTCACGTACACCGCGATGACGCTCGCCGACGCGGAGAAGCACCTCGCGCCCAAGCCCGGCCAGGCGTCGGGCATCCAGGTGCGCGCGGGCCCCGGCACCAGTCAGCGGGAACTGGTGGACGCACTGCGCCCCGTGCTGCCCCCGCACACCGAGGCCATCACCGGGCAGGCCTCGGCAGCCGAGAGCCAGGACAGGATCTCCGGCGCCTTCCTCAGCCTGTTCACCACCCTGCTGCTGGTGTTCTCCGGCATCGTGCTGCTGGTCGCGACCTTCTCCATCCACAACACCTTCGCCATCGTCGTCGCCCAGCGCACCCGGGAGAACGCCCTGCTGCGCGCCCTGGGGGCCTCCCGGCGGCAGATCCTCGGCTCGACCCTCGTGGAGGCGACGGTGGTCGGCGTGATCGCCTCCGCGGCGGGTCTGGCCGGCGGCATCGGTATCGCCGCCGGGCTCCAGGCGCTCTTCCCGGCGATCGGATTCCCGTTCCCCGAGGGATCCCTCGTCCTCAGCGGAGTGTCCATGCTGCTGCCGCTCGCCGTCGGTGTCATCGTCTGCGCCGGCTCCGCCCTGGTGCCCGCCGTCCACGCCGGACGCACCGCGCCGCTCGCTGCCCTGCGGGAAACCGCCGTCGACGGCTCGGCGGCCTCCCGGACCCGTACCGTCACCGGGCTCGGGCTGCTGCTCGCGGCGCTCGCCGTGATCCTGACCGGAGCGGCGGCCGCCCCGTCCGTCTGGCTGTCGGCCGCCGGCGCGGTACTGGCGCTCGCCGCGTTCGTCGTCCTCGGGCCGGCCGCCTCCTCGTACGCCGTCCGCCTCCTCGGGGCGCCGCTCGGCCGGCTGCGCGGCGCCACCGGCCACCTTGCCCGGCGCAACGCGCTGCGCAGTCCCGGGCGGACCGCGTCGACGGCCACCGCCCTGATGATCGGCGTCGCGGTGGTCTCGCTCTTCACGGTGTTCGGAGCCTCGCTGAAGGCCACCATGAACCGGACGGTCGACCGTTCCTTCGCAGGTGACGTCGCCATCAGCGCACCCGCGTTCGGGGCCGGCGGCAGCGGTCTCAGCCCGCGGCTGGCCCCGGCCGTCGACCGGCTGGGGGACGTGGACACCGCGGTCGGGCTCGGCAAGGGCGTCGCGGAGGTCAACGGCTCCGGGCGAGCCCTCACCGTCACCGACCCGGCCGCGCTCGCCAGGGTCTTCGACCTCGGCAAGGTCGAGGGATCCATGAAGTCGCTGGGCACGAACGGCATCGCCGTCTCCGACACCGAGGCGGGCAAGCGCCACCTGCGCACCGGCTCCACCGCACGGCTCACCTTCACCGACGGGAAGGTGCGGACGTTCACCGTCCGCGCCGTCTTCGGGCAGTCGGAACTGGCCGGGGACTATGTGATCACCCGGCAGGCCTGGGCACCTCACCGCGCCCAGGACTCCGACTCGCTGATCGCCGTGTCCTTCAAGGACGGGGTGTCCACCGCCGAAGGAAAGGCGGCGGTCGCGAAGACCGCGGCCGCGTACGGGAACCCGGATGTGCAGACCCGCGGCGAGTACGCACAGTCTTCGGCCGGCGGCATCGACATGATGCTGACCCTGGTCTACGCGCTGCTGGCACTCGCCGTGCTCATCGCCCTGCTCGGCATCGCCAACACCCTCACCCTGGCCATCCACGAACGCACCAGGGAACTGGGTCTGCTGCGGGCCGTCGGGCAGACCAGGCGGCAGCTGCGGGCCATGGTCCGCTGGGAGTCCGTCCTGGTCGCCGCGTTCGGCACGGCGGGCGGTCTACTGCTGGGCGGCGGCCTCGGCTGGGTGCTGGTCAAGGCATCCGAAGGGGCGGGCGACACGGCGTTCGCCTTCGCCCTTCCGCCGCTCAGGCTCCTGCTGATCGCCCTGGTGGGCGTCACCGCGGGCGCCCTGGCCGGCTGGCGGCCGGCCAGGCGGGCGGCGCGGCTCGATGTGCTCCGGGCCATCGCCGCCGACTAGGACCTGTGTCCGGCTGATCACGTTCGGAGCAGATGACCAGGGCTGCTGTTGCAGTGCCAAGGAACACCTGGCCGCGCTTGTCGTATCTGGTGGCGACGGCCCGGTGTTGCTTGATCCGGTTGATTGCTCGTTCGACGGTGTTCCGCTCCTTGTAGCGGTCTTCGTCGAAGCTGGGCGGCCGTCCGCGCGTGAGTCTTCGTGTTGGCGGGCGGCCTGGCTGTCTGCCTTCTCCGGGGTGGCGTGGCGGATGCCCCGCTTCCGCGGGTATGGGCGGCAGGCGCCGTTGGTGTAAGCCTTGTCTGCGGCGATGCTGTCAGGTTCTGGCCGGGCCGGCCCGATCCGATCCGCAGGACGCGGATCTTCTCCAGGACAGGCTTCGACGGTCTTCCAAGGCCCGAACTGTCCGGGCAGGTCACGCCACTGAACTCCGGTTCCTGCCCGGTGCGGAATCCCGTCGATCACCTGCTGGCAGTTTCGTCATCTGCCACAACGCCCCCTGCTGACCGGCAGGAACAGCTGCAGCCGTTCCCACTCCGCGTCACTCGGATCCCCCGCCCCATGACAGGCAGAAAGAGCCGGAGACGCGCGAGTCACGAAATCATACGAACTCTGATCCTCAGCCCGCGATGAAGGGTGCGTATCCGACCGGGACCTCACTCACCTGAATGTCCGAGAAGAGCATGGTCAGGTCGTGCACGTTGGTCTCAATGTGAACCTCATGGAAGTTGATCCCGACAGCCTTCGTCCAGCGGCGGGCAGCCTCCGACGCGGGACGAAGCTCAGCTCCGTACAGCTCATGAAACTTTATGCCCACACGTAACCGCCGAGATCGGGGTCAGCGGTTTCGTGGTCGAGGAGACGGTCGTCCAAGGAAGCCCGCCAGGTCTCCGCGGGCAGGAAGGTCTCGCATCGAGCCTCGACGCAGTACCGGAAGAGATAGCGCAGATAGGTCGGCGCCACGCTGTCATGGGAGCCACACCCCACATCGACGATGACCTCGTAGTCGCGCATGTAGCTGGAGTGCCGACACGCGACGGCGGGAGCGGGACGCCTGACGAGGCGCCCCGCTCCCGCCGTGTCAGCCGACCGACACGGACCGTGCCACCGAGGGCTGCACACCCTCCGGCGACATGATGCCGCTCAGGTCGAACGGTCCGTCGGTCGTCGCCCCGTACACCGAATGCGGTGGCTGGACGGCGAACAGGCAAGGGGTCGGAAGGGTGAACCAGACGATCTTTCCGGCTTCGCCCCGGGGGCGGACGCCCCAGCTCTCGCTGACCGCGGCAATCAGTGCGAGTCCGCGCCCCGACGTACTGGAGTCGTCTGCCTCGCGCACGGTCGGCAGCCGTGGGTCGTGGTCATGGACGGACACCGTCAGGCGTTCGAGCAGCAACTCGATCTCGACAGTGCATGATTTGTCCGGCTGTGCATGCCGGTGGACATTGGTCAGCAGTTCCGTGACGCCTAGCGCTGCATGGTCGATCAGGGGATCGAGATGCCAGTAGCGCAACTGCGCCGAGATGATTCTGCGGACCTGACCGATCCGCGACGGCAGGGCCTGGAGCTCCACCGTGCAGTGCCTGCTGGGCTCGCTGATCACGGCTGCGACTCCCCGAAATAGGTCCGGAAGAAGACGAAGGGACGGATCCAGCAGATGGCCGGCTGCTGATTCCGGGCCGGCGGCCTGGATCACAGTGTCACCGCCGGTAAACCATGAGTGACGTGTCTCCAATGTCGCTCAGAGGGTACGGCTCCGCAACTCGCGGTGCCCCCGCGGCGCCGCCCCGTCAGCCGCGCCCGCCGCCCGCGCCGCGCAGCGCGTCGAGGAACCGGCGTGCGGGGCCGGCCTCGTCGGGCTTCCCC
Protein-coding regions in this window:
- a CDS encoding SHOCT domain-containing protein translates to MNTLAFSGGPGPWVLLFPLIWATVVIGVVTTLRRTVWRGRRGPWQVRAALGGPAEPSPIAMLGRRFAAGEIDEEEYWRRLSVLDEQFGIRGKGGAA
- a CDS encoding TetR/AcrR family transcriptional regulator, which translates into the protein MYSESMSTPDRLIEATQDLLWERGYVGTSPKAIQQHAGAGQGSMYHHFSGKPDLALTAIRRTAAEMRVTAGRTFDSPGSAYERISRYLLRERDVLRGCPVGRLTMDPEVIASDELRAPVDETIAWLRGRLAAIVREGLERGEFAHPLVPDDIAATIVATVQGGYVLARASGSADAFDAAVRGLLTLLAPRTDAT
- a CDS encoding ABC transporter permease, producing the protein MNSTGASVRLSLSSLRAHRRRFVGTLTAVLLGVAFLTGTLVMGDTLRASFDTMFANAASGTDAVVRSTNVVTVSGDSEGTRQPVSTGLARRIAKLPQVAAVAPDIQGAGQLIGSDGKPIGGQGPPTLAGNWIDDPKLNPYRLAEGRAPAAPGEVVVNRGTADKGGLKIGDTTVLRTPDPVRVTVVGLATFGGEDGMAQVTYTAMTLADAEKHLAPKPGQASGIQVRAGPGTSQRELVDALRPVLPPHTEAITGQASAAESQDRISGAFLSLFTTLLLVFSGIVLLVATFSIHNTFAIVVAQRTRENALLRALGASRRQILGSTLVEATVVGVIASAAGLAGGIGIAAGLQALFPAIGFPFPEGSLVLSGVSMLLPLAVGVIVCAGSALVPAVHAGRTAPLAALRETAVDGSAASRTRTVTGLGLLLAALAVILTGAAAAPSVWLSAAGAVLALAAFVVLGPAASSYAVRLLGAPLGRLRGATGHLARRNALRSPGRTASTATALMIGVAVVSLFTVFGASLKATMNRTVDRSFAGDVAISAPAFGAGGSGLSPRLAPAVDRLGDVDTAVGLGKGVAEVNGSGRALTVTDPAALARVFDLGKVEGSMKSLGTNGIAVSDTEAGKRHLRTGSTARLTFTDGKVRTFTVRAVFGQSELAGDYVITRQAWAPHRAQDSDSLIAVSFKDGVSTAEGKAAVAKTAAAYGNPDVQTRGEYAQSSAGGIDMMLTLVYALLALAVLIALLGIANTLTLAIHERTRELGLLRAVGQTRRQLRAMVRWESVLVAAFGTAGGLLLGGGLGWVLVKASEGAGDTAFAFALPPLRLLLIALVGVTAGALAGWRPARRAARLDVLRAIAAD
- a CDS encoding ABC transporter ATP-binding protein, translating into MTATVAATGTATAARVVEAVKLYGTGDTEVRALDGVSVDFPAGRFTAIMGPSGSGKSTLMHCAAGLDTLTAGAAYIGDTELGALDDRRLTLLRRRRIGFVFQAFNLLPTLTVAENITLPMDLAGERPDQARLDALIDTVGLRDRLHHRPSELSGGQQQRVAVARAFAGGPEVVFADEPTGNLDSRSGQEVLRLLGRTVRQTGRTVVMVTHDPVAAAHADEVVFLADGRLVDRMPDPTAERVLDRLKAFDPAPDARGTR
- a CDS encoding ATP-binding protein, giving the protein MISEPSRHCTVELQALPSRIGQVRRIISAQLRYWHLDPLIDHAALGVTELLTNVHRHAQPDKSCTVEIELLLERLTVSVHDHDPRLPTVREADDSSTSGRGLALIAAVSESWGVRPRGEAGKIVWFTLPTPCLFAVQPPHSVYGATTDGPFDLSGIMSPEGVQPSVARSVSVG